TATAATTGTTGTCATTATTAAAACATAGAAAGTAGTAGGTGAGATAAGAGGGATAGTTATTTTGAAGAATTGTTTAATTTTGCTTGCACCATCAATTTCTGCTGCTTCATAATATACTTCCGGGATATTTTGCAAGCCAGCAAGATATATTATTGTATTATATCCCAGACTCCGCCAGATACAAACGATGATTATTGCAAAGAGTGCAAGTGATGGTCCACCAAGAAAGGCAGGTATTTTTAGTCCCATAGCACCAAATAGTAAAGTAAATATCCCTCTACTCTCAGAAAGCCATCCTAAGCCGTGAATACCAAAAAAGCCTAATATATGGTTCATTAAGCCATTCTGGGGAGAAAAAATCAACTTCCAAACAATTGAGATTGCTACCAAAGATGTAACAGTTGGAATGAAGTAAGTTGTTCTAAATAATCCGGACAATTTTGTAGTACGATTCAACAGACTTGCGAATAACAAAGAAAGAATCAAAGTTATTGGAACTACAAATATGACTAAGTAAAATGTATTAGTCAATGATTGCCAAAATCCTGGATCCCTTAATAACTGAGAATAATTTGTTAAGCCAATAAACTTTTCAGGACCTTTTATGGTCCATTTGAAGAAACTTAATATAAATGAGAGAATGATTGGAATTAAGCGAAATGCAATGACAATTACAGCTGCTGGTAAAATATATAGATATGGAAATAAGTTTAAGTCTTTTTTGGGCTTCATAAATTACTTATTACAAGTGATATTACATACCCACTTACCAATTCTTTGCGGGCAGATAATTTTTTCCAGATATTTGGCTGGGGTGCAGGGATTCGAACCCCAATAGACAGATCCAGAGTCTGTTGTCTTACCCTTAGACGACACCCCAAAAGAAATGAAAAATATAAAATGAAAAATTATAAATTATGGCTTGCCATACGAAGTTTTAGCGAAGTATGGCGGAGAGGCAGGGATTCGAACCCTGGGTCCCAATTTCTCAGAACACACGCTTAGCAGGCGCGCACCTTAAGCCAACTCGGTCACCTCTCCTTAAAAAACTTGGCTGGGTCGGGAGGATTTTCATCCTTCGGAGAACGGNNNNNNNNNNNNNNNNNNNNNNNNNNNNNNNNNNNNNNNNNNNNNNNNNNNNNNNNNNNNNNNNNNNNNNNNNNNNNNNNNNNNNNNNNNNNNNNNNNNNTTCATCCTTCGGAGAACGGGCGAACCTCCGAATGCAGGGACCAATCAATTCCCGAGAATGAAACATTAGTTCCCTTTATTTAAATATTATTATATTTGAGATTATGTAATATTTTAGTTTTTTCTTCAAATCCTATACCAGTTTTAAAATATTTTTCTCTTTTCCTTGCCATCTCAATGGAATCAAACTCTTCAAGATATACAAGTTTAAGCGGTCTATGTCCCTTAGTGGACTTACATTTTCCGGCATTGTGTTCTTTCAACCTTTTATTTAGATTGATGGTAGAACCTACATATATCCAACGCCTTTTGTTCAATGATTTAAGAAAATAGACGTATCCTTTCATAAAACTTGGCTGGGTCGGGAGGATTCGAACCTCCGAATACAGGGACCAAAACCCTGTGCCTTGCCGCTTGGCGACGACCCAGAATAATTTAAAATTATAAATTAAAAATTAAAATGGCGGAGGATGAGGGATTCGAACCCCCAAGGGCAGAGCCCGTCCCGTTTCAAGCGGGATGCCTTACCATTAGGACTAATCCTCCTGTCTACAAATAAATTACTCTGAATACTTATTATATTGATATTTTTAAAAATGCCTCTTTCATATGTCAATTAATTTATAAAAATTTAGTTCCAATTCTTTTTTTTATTGACATTAATAACATAAACAAAAAAATTTCACACAAAACATGAAAAATATTGGCATTTTTTATAACCCATTAAATTATAAAAATGGGGCTTATCTTAATGAAAAGATTTTTGCTCTAAAAAAGCAAAATCTAAATGTGTTTCTTTTAGCCCGACAACATAGAACTGAACTGAATTCTGTGAA
This sequence is a window from Candidatus Cloacimonadota bacterium. Protein-coding genes within it:
- a CDS encoding GIY-YIG nuclease family protein encodes the protein MKGYVYFLKSLNKRRWIYVGSTINLNKRLKEHNAGKCKSTKGHRPLKLVYLEEFDSIEMARKREKYFKTGIGFEEKTKILHNLKYNNI
- a CDS encoding sugar ABC transporter permease, yielding MKPKKDLNLFPYLYILPAAVIVIAFRLIPIILSFILSFFKWTIKGPEKFIGLTNYSQLLRDPGFWQSLTNTFYLVIFVVPITLILSLLFASLLNRTTKLSGLFRTTYFIPTVTSLVAISIVWKLIFSPQNGLMNHILGFFGIHGLGWLSESRGIFTLLFGAMGLKIPAFLGGPSLALFAIIIVCIWRSLGYNTIIYLAGLQNIPEVYYEAAEIDGASKIKQFFKITIPLISPTTFYVLIMTTIITFQVFAQVYMMTGPPVGGPLGTTKVIVYYIFEKGIDAQEFSYASAIALVLFIIILSLTMLQKRLEKKVQY